One Vigna unguiculata cultivar IT97K-499-35 chromosome 11, ASM411807v1, whole genome shotgun sequence DNA window includes the following coding sequences:
- the LOC114169024 gene encoding uncharacterized protein LOC114169024 isoform X2 — protein MPKVKRFQNPHKSLLQPPANSLPSTNPVPTNETSSHTSMSITPPIDSSLPTENSQQPKTSTKYVQRESSSYWTVHAIDLEGVIKKIKVKVREVNNLPRGERIIVDFDELGMAIGEGQGVLAGYCGTLAIDSNLFPINFERWSGKTGMPDTYFLECFKEILQPRFCFKTGEASAQRYCKLTFSRKWAAHRQNLWNEFYDPTKSKNEIISNVPNGIDRTQWAHFVTYRLKPETWEICKKNRENRKKQVIPHTDGSKPMSRRRHEMFLETGQLPSRGKLYIDTHKRKDGSFVNDAAKAISAQSILGGCDAWV, from the exons ATGCCAAAGGTGAAACGTTTCCAAAATCCACATAAATCATTACTTCAACCTCCAGCTAATTCTTTACCATCAACAAATCCCGTACCAACAAATGAAACGTCATCACACACTTCAATGAGCATTACACCACCAATAGATTCCTCATTGCCCACTGAGAACTCACAACAACCCAAAACATCTACAAAATATGTTCAACGTGAATCTTCATCATATTGGACTGTTCATGCAATAG ACTTAGAAGGAGTTATCAAGAAAATTAAGGTGAAGGTCAGAGAAGTAAATAACTTACCTCGTGGGGAACGCATCATTGTGGACTTTGATGAGTTAGGCATGGCAATTGGTGAAGGACAAGGCGTGCTTGCAGGATATTGTGGTACATTGGCAATTGATTCTAATTTGTTTccaattaattttgaaagatgGTCTGGGAAAACAGGCATGCCTGACACTTACTTCTTGGAATGCTTTAAGGAAATATTACAG cCTCGATTTTGTTTTAAGACTGGTGAAGCTAGTGCACAACGGTATTGCAAACTAACTTTTAGTAGGAAGTGGGCTGCACATAGGCAGAATTTATGGAATGAGTTTTATGATCCAACGAAAAGCAAAAATGAAATCATAAGTAATGTGCCAAATGGTATAGACAGAACTCAATGGGCTCATTTTGTTACTTATCGTCTAAAACCGGAAACATGG gagatttgtaaaaaaaatagagaaaatcgCAAAAAGCAAGTAATTCCTCATACCGATGGTTCTAAACCTATGTCAAGAAGAAGACATGAGATG tttttggaaACTGGACAGTTGCCTAGTCGGGGAAAGTTATACATTGATACTCATAAAAGAAAGGATGGATCATTTGTAAATGATGCGGCAAAGGCTATATCG GCCCAGAGCATTCTGGGAGGGTGCGATGCATGGGTTTAG
- the LOC114169024 gene encoding uncharacterized protein LOC114169024 isoform X1: MPKVKRFQNPHKSLLQPPANSLPSTNPVPTNETSSHTSMSITPPIDSSLPTENSQQPKTSTKYVQRESSSYWTVHAIDLEGVIKKIKVKVREVNNLPRGERIIVDFDELGMAIGEGQGVLAGYCGTLAIDSNLFPINFERWSGKTGMPDTYFLECFKEILQPRFCFKTGEASAQRYCKLTFSRKWAAHRQNLWNEFYDPTKSKNEIISNVPNGIDRTQWAHFVTYRLKPETWEICKKNRENRKKQVIPHTDGSKPMSRRRHEMFLETGQLPSRGKLYIDTHKRKDGSFVNDAAKAISEQIEVGLTQSTNDELEVSPNDVVGRVLGPEHSGRVRCMGLGAAPTNSFRNTRF; this comes from the exons ATGCCAAAGGTGAAACGTTTCCAAAATCCACATAAATCATTACTTCAACCTCCAGCTAATTCTTTACCATCAACAAATCCCGTACCAACAAATGAAACGTCATCACACACTTCAATGAGCATTACACCACCAATAGATTCCTCATTGCCCACTGAGAACTCACAACAACCCAAAACATCTACAAAATATGTTCAACGTGAATCTTCATCATATTGGACTGTTCATGCAATAG ACTTAGAAGGAGTTATCAAGAAAATTAAGGTGAAGGTCAGAGAAGTAAATAACTTACCTCGTGGGGAACGCATCATTGTGGACTTTGATGAGTTAGGCATGGCAATTGGTGAAGGACAAGGCGTGCTTGCAGGATATTGTGGTACATTGGCAATTGATTCTAATTTGTTTccaattaattttgaaagatgGTCTGGGAAAACAGGCATGCCTGACACTTACTTCTTGGAATGCTTTAAGGAAATATTACAG cCTCGATTTTGTTTTAAGACTGGTGAAGCTAGTGCACAACGGTATTGCAAACTAACTTTTAGTAGGAAGTGGGCTGCACATAGGCAGAATTTATGGAATGAGTTTTATGATCCAACGAAAAGCAAAAATGAAATCATAAGTAATGTGCCAAATGGTATAGACAGAACTCAATGGGCTCATTTTGTTACTTATCGTCTAAAACCGGAAACATGG gagatttgtaaaaaaaatagagaaaatcgCAAAAAGCAAGTAATTCCTCATACCGATGGTTCTAAACCTATGTCAAGAAGAAGACATGAGATG tttttggaaACTGGACAGTTGCCTAGTCGGGGAAAGTTATACATTGATACTCATAAAAGAAAGGATGGATCATTTGTAAATGATGCGGCAAAGGCTATATCG GAACAAATTGAAGTGGGTTTGACTCAAAGCACTAATGATGAATTAGAGGTTTCTCCTAATGATGTTGTTGGTAGAGTGTTAGGCCCAGAGCATTCTGGGAGGGTGCGATGCATGGGTTTAGGAGCAGCTCCTACTAACTCATTTAGAAATACAAGATTTTGA
- the LOC114169024 gene encoding uncharacterized protein LOC114169024 isoform X4 has product MPKVKRFQNPHKSLLQPPANSLPSTNPVPTNETSSHTSMSITPPIDSSLPTENSQQPKTSTKYVQRESSSYWTVHAIDLEGVIKKIKVKVREVNNLPRGERIIVDFDELGMAIGEGQGVLAGYCGTLAIDSNLFPINFERWSGKTGMPDTYFLECFKEILQPRFCFKTGEASAQRYCKLTFSRKWAAHRQNLWNEFYDPTKSKNEIISNVPNGIDRTQWAHFVTYRLKPETWEICKKNRENRKKQVIPHTDGSKPMSRRRHEMFLETGQLPSRGKLYIDTHKRKDGSFVNDAAKAISC; this is encoded by the exons ATGCCAAAGGTGAAACGTTTCCAAAATCCACATAAATCATTACTTCAACCTCCAGCTAATTCTTTACCATCAACAAATCCCGTACCAACAAATGAAACGTCATCACACACTTCAATGAGCATTACACCACCAATAGATTCCTCATTGCCCACTGAGAACTCACAACAACCCAAAACATCTACAAAATATGTTCAACGTGAATCTTCATCATATTGGACTGTTCATGCAATAG ACTTAGAAGGAGTTATCAAGAAAATTAAGGTGAAGGTCAGAGAAGTAAATAACTTACCTCGTGGGGAACGCATCATTGTGGACTTTGATGAGTTAGGCATGGCAATTGGTGAAGGACAAGGCGTGCTTGCAGGATATTGTGGTACATTGGCAATTGATTCTAATTTGTTTccaattaattttgaaagatgGTCTGGGAAAACAGGCATGCCTGACACTTACTTCTTGGAATGCTTTAAGGAAATATTACAG cCTCGATTTTGTTTTAAGACTGGTGAAGCTAGTGCACAACGGTATTGCAAACTAACTTTTAGTAGGAAGTGGGCTGCACATAGGCAGAATTTATGGAATGAGTTTTATGATCCAACGAAAAGCAAAAATGAAATCATAAGTAATGTGCCAAATGGTATAGACAGAACTCAATGGGCTCATTTTGTTACTTATCGTCTAAAACCGGAAACATGG gagatttgtaaaaaaaatagagaaaatcgCAAAAAGCAAGTAATTCCTCATACCGATGGTTCTAAACCTATGTCAAGAAGAAGACATGAGATG tttttggaaACTGGACAGTTGCCTAGTCGGGGAAAGTTATACATTGATACTCATAAAAGAAAGGATGGATCATTTGTAAATGATGCGGCAAAGGCTATATCG TGTTAG
- the LOC114169024 gene encoding uncharacterized protein LOC114169024 isoform X3, producing the protein MPKVKRFQNPHKSLLQPPANSLPSTNPVPTNETSSHTSMSITPPIDSSLPTENSQQPKTSTKYVQRESSSYWTVHAIDLEGVIKKIKVKVREVNNLPRGERIIVDFDELGMAIGEGQGVLAGYCGTLAIDSNLFPINFERWSGKTGMPDTYFLECFKEILQPRFCFKTGEASAQRYCKLTFSRKWAAHRQNLWNEFYDPTKSKNEIISNVPNGIDRTQWAHFVTYRLKPETWEICKKNRENRKKQVIPHTDGSKPMSRRRHEMFLETGQLPSRGKLYIDTHKRKDGSFVNDAAKAISWV; encoded by the exons ATGCCAAAGGTGAAACGTTTCCAAAATCCACATAAATCATTACTTCAACCTCCAGCTAATTCTTTACCATCAACAAATCCCGTACCAACAAATGAAACGTCATCACACACTTCAATGAGCATTACACCACCAATAGATTCCTCATTGCCCACTGAGAACTCACAACAACCCAAAACATCTACAAAATATGTTCAACGTGAATCTTCATCATATTGGACTGTTCATGCAATAG ACTTAGAAGGAGTTATCAAGAAAATTAAGGTGAAGGTCAGAGAAGTAAATAACTTACCTCGTGGGGAACGCATCATTGTGGACTTTGATGAGTTAGGCATGGCAATTGGTGAAGGACAAGGCGTGCTTGCAGGATATTGTGGTACATTGGCAATTGATTCTAATTTGTTTccaattaattttgaaagatgGTCTGGGAAAACAGGCATGCCTGACACTTACTTCTTGGAATGCTTTAAGGAAATATTACAG cCTCGATTTTGTTTTAAGACTGGTGAAGCTAGTGCACAACGGTATTGCAAACTAACTTTTAGTAGGAAGTGGGCTGCACATAGGCAGAATTTATGGAATGAGTTTTATGATCCAACGAAAAGCAAAAATGAAATCATAAGTAATGTGCCAAATGGTATAGACAGAACTCAATGGGCTCATTTTGTTACTTATCGTCTAAAACCGGAAACATGG gagatttgtaaaaaaaatagagaaaatcgCAAAAAGCAAGTAATTCCTCATACCGATGGTTCTAAACCTATGTCAAGAAGAAGACATGAGATG tttttggaaACTGGACAGTTGCCTAGTCGGGGAAAGTTATACATTGATACTCATAAAAGAAAGGATGGATCATTTGTAAATGATGCGGCAAAGGCTATATCG TGGGTTTGA
- the LOC114170595 gene encoding G-type lectin S-receptor-like serine/threonine-protein kinase At4g27290 encodes MESFEMFGVCLLFLSLLSMSSTLEMITPTQPLKDGTNENVTLVSTNGTFEAGFFSPANSGSRYLGIWYKTISPRTVVWVANKETPLQDHSGVLELDSDQGILSIKSGTGAKIWSSNASHTPSKPVAVELLESGNMVVKDGHNNLLWQSFDYPDDTLLPGMKLGMNLKTGHHRALRSWKSFNDPTPGEFSFGVDTRGLPQLVITKDSNDDIVYRPGSWNGVGVTGVPGQRTTHPLTKSLFVMNEDEIFYEIQLLNSSTKLRSRLLPEGYQMRLLWSDESKSWDPLYTGSFDECEKYGMCGANTICNVSGAHQHCECLSGFRSNVADSTCDRIIPLDCNKGDSFKKYEGMKLPDTSSSWYDKRMSLEECQKLCLSNCSCTAYAQLDMSANGSGCLQWFNDIVDFRILAQDGQDFYLRIAASKLQDHAFNRKKIGGIILGCTIFIIALLVFGSIFFLKRNKLKQTGELIMIKYCGRNVFLSA; translated from the exons ATGGAGAGCTTCGAAATGTTTGGTGTGTGCCTTTTGTTCCTCTCTCTGTTATCCATGTCCTCCACTTTGGAGATGATTACTCCGACCCAACCCTTGAAAGATGGTACGAATGAGAATGTAACTCTTGTCTCCACAAACGGAACCTTTGAAGCAGGATTCTTCAGCCCTGCAAATTCCGGTAGCCGTTACCTTGGAATTTGGTACAAAACCATATCCCCAAGAACAGTTGTTTGGGTGGCCAACAAAGAAACACCACTTCAAGACCACTCCGGAGTGTTAGAACTAGACAGTGATCAAGGAATTCTTAGCATCAAAAGTGGCACAGGAGCCAAAATATGGTCCTCAAATGCATCACACACTCCAAGCAAACCAGTTGCTGTCGAGTTGTTGGAATCAGGAAACATGGTTGTGAAAGATGGCCATAATAATTTGTTATGGCAAAGCTTTGATTACCCTGATGATACTTTGCTTCCAGGAATGAAGCTTGGAATGAACTTGAAAACTGGTCATCACCGAGCTTTAAGATCATGGAAATCCTTCAACGATCCTACTCCAGGTGAATTTTCATTTGGTGTTGATACTCGTGGTCTTCCTCAACTAGTTATCACAAAGGATTCTAATGATGACATAGTTTATAGACCAGGCTCTTGGAATGGTGTTGGAGTCACAGGAGTACCTGGACAAAGAACTACTCATCCTTTAACAAAATCCCTTTTTGTTATGAATGAAGATGAAATCTTTTATGAGATTCAACTCTTGAATAGTTCAACTAAACTGAGAAGCAGATTGCTCCCAGAAGGGTATCAAATGCGTTTATTATGGTCAGATGAGAGTAAAAGTTGGGATCCTCTATACACTGGTTCATTTGATGAGTGTGAGAAATATGGTATGTGTGGTGCGAACACTATTTGCAATGTGAGTGGAGCACATCAACACTGTGAATGTTTGAGTGGATTCCGATCGAACGTTGCAGATTCAACTTGTGATCGAATTATACCTCTAGATTGCAACAAGGGAGATAGTTTTAAGAAGTACGAGGGAATGAAATTGCCAGACACATCTTCATCTTGGTATGATAAGAGAATGAGTCTTGAGGAGTGCCAGAAATTGTGCTTGAGCAACTGCTCTTGTACTGCCTATGCTCAATTGGATATGAGTGCCAACGGAAGTGGCTGCTTGCAATGGTTTAATGACATTGTTGACTTCAGGATACTTGCACAGGATGGACAAGATTTTTATCTGCGAATCGCTGCTTCAAAATTGCAAG ATCACGCCTTCAACAGGAAGAAGATAGGAGGGATTATACTTGGCTGTACTATATTCATCATCGCCTTACTAGTATTTGGGTCCATATTTTTCCTTAAGAGGAATAAACTCAAGCAAACAGGTGAACTCATCATGATTAAATATTGTGGTAGGAATGTATTTCTAAGTGCTTAA
- the LOC114168140 gene encoding dynein light chain 2, cytoplasmic, with protein MLEGKAVIGETDMLQTMQQDAMDLASKALDVFDVTEAIEIARFIKKEFDRMHGLGWQCIVGTDFGSFVTHCCGCFIYFCLGNLAILLFRGSASPEAHENQFSVLEAAAKA; from the exons ATGCTTGAAGGAAAGGCTGTGATTGGTGAGACTGACATGCTTCAGACCATGCAGCAAGATGCCATGGATTTAGCTTCCAAAGCACTTGATGTCTTTGATGTCACTGAAGCCATTGAGATTGCCAGATTTATAAAGAAG GAATTTGACAGGATGCATGGACTTGGTTGGCAGTGTATTGTAGGCACTGATTTTGGTTCATTTGTGACCCACTGTTGTGGCTGTTTCATCTATTTCTGTTTAGGTAACTTAGCCATTTTGCTCTTCAGGGGCTCAGCTTCTCCAGAGGCACATGAAAATCAATTCTCAGTTCTAGAGGCTGCAGCCAAagcataa